Proteins encoded in a region of the Nitrospirota bacterium genome:
- a CDS encoding KamA family radical SAM protein: protein MEAWRRILADSIVKPKDLAAQLGVDAKEIEAIVGDYPMRITPTVLATIKTKGDAIWKQVVPDIAEMDDFEAEDDPLEEDLMSPVPHLVHRYPDRVLLMVTNQCPIYCRFCTRKRLVGKPGFLKKGELDQAIAYLREHTEVRDVILSGGDPLLLPDHLLERILKALRTIPHLELVRLGSRVPGTLPERITPELCAIVKKYHPIYMNLHFNHPDELTPAVKAACGMLADAGVPLGAQTVLLKGVNDDPEIMKRLMHQLLLARIKPYYLYQADLTKGTNHFRTTVETGLNIIKSLQGHTSGMAVPHFVIDAPGGGGKIPLLPGDYMVHMDAEGVLLKNYENKAFHYPQPKQSSSRELPMVSAGPSLNSCSNGEHDDL from the coding sequence ATGGAAGCTTGGAGACGCATACTCGCCGACAGCATCGTGAAACCCAAAGACTTGGCGGCGCAGCTCGGTGTCGATGCGAAAGAAATCGAAGCTATCGTGGGCGACTATCCAATGCGCATTACTCCCACGGTGCTGGCGACGATTAAGACAAAAGGCGACGCGATCTGGAAACAGGTGGTTCCCGATATCGCCGAAATGGACGACTTCGAGGCGGAAGACGATCCGCTCGAAGAAGATCTCATGAGCCCGGTCCCGCACCTCGTCCACCGCTATCCGGATCGCGTCCTGCTCATGGTCACGAATCAGTGCCCGATCTATTGCCGATTCTGCACGAGAAAACGGCTGGTCGGAAAACCCGGGTTTCTCAAGAAGGGCGAACTCGATCAAGCCATCGCCTACTTGCGTGAACATACCGAGGTGCGCGACGTCATCCTCTCCGGCGGCGACCCGCTGCTCCTGCCGGATCATTTATTGGAGCGGATCCTCAAGGCCCTGCGCACCATTCCGCATTTAGAACTGGTTCGCTTGGGATCGCGGGTGCCCGGCACCCTGCCGGAACGGATCACTCCGGAACTCTGCGCGATCGTGAAGAAGTACCATCCTATTTATATGAATCTGCATTTCAATCACCCGGACGAACTCACCCCGGCCGTCAAAGCAGCCTGTGGGATGTTAGCCGATGCCGGTGTGCCGCTTGGCGCCCAAACCGTATTATTGAAAGGCGTCAACGACGACCCTGAGATCATGAAACGCTTGATGCACCAACTCCTGCTCGCGCGCATCAAACCCTACTATCTCTACCAAGCGGATCTGACCAAGGGCACGAATCACTTCCGCACCACGGTTGAAACGGGATTGAATATCATTAAATCGCTGCAGGGCCATACCAGCGGAATGGCCGTCCCACATTTCGTGATCGATGCGCCAGGCGGCGGTGGCAAGATTCCCTTGCTCCCCGGCGACTACATGGTCCACATGGATGCCGAGGGGGTCCTCTTGAAGAATTACGAAAACAAAGCCTTCCACTATCCTCAGCCGAAACAGAGCTCGTCCCGCGAGCTGCCGATGGTCAGCGCCGGGCCTTCACTGAACTCCTGCAGCAATGGAGAGCACGACGACCTGTGA
- a CDS encoding glutathione S-transferase N-terminal domain-containing protein → MALTLYHVDWCPDCEVVRDKLADLHLDYEPVIVPDIRPMRKIVHEVSGQYYVPVLKDGDLVLTETDDILDYLDKTYGQERIQGR, encoded by the coding sequence ATGGCCTTAACGCTCTACCATGTTGACTGGTGTCCCGACTGTGAAGTCGTGCGCGACAAGTTGGCGGACCTCCACCTCGACTACGAGCCGGTCATCGTGCCCGACATCCGGCCGATGCGCAAAATCGTCCACGAGGTCTCAGGCCAGTACTATGTTCCCGTCCTGAAGGATGGAGACCTGGTGTTGACGGAAACCGACGACATTCTCGACTATTTGGACAAGACGTACGGTCAGGAGCGGATCCAGGGTCGTTAG